The genomic region GGCCGGACACCAATATGAAGAAGCACTGATGGCGGTCATAGGGCCGGGTAAAGTAGGAATTGACCTCACATCCTTCAACGCGGAGCAAACGATCACCCTGTCTTTTTATGACCTGTCAGGAAAATTGATTTATACCGCCACTACCTATGGCGCCGGTACTCCCGTCATTCATCTTCCCCCATCCTTCGAGGGATTATTGCTTGGAACCATCTCGACCGAAAACACCCGTCAAAGTAAACTTCTTTACATAGGTAGATAAACTGTTTTTTCTATCTGTATACCCTCTTCTTTTTTTTATTAACTTTGGCCTCAACGCATTAAAATACACCAGACAATGAAAAAAGCGTTTGCCGTTTTGTTTTTCTTGATGCTTGGCTTTCAGGTGTATATCATGGCTCAACCGCCGGTGGGAGGTCCTTCTGGCGACCCGGGCCCTGCCGGTCCTGACAACGTACCCATCGATGGTGGTATTGGTTTGCTTGTAGCTGCCGGTCTCCTTTACGGTGGGAAAAAGGCCTACGATCACCGAAACAAATCCTAAAGTTTCCGGAATTTAATCCCTTCAAGCTCCGGGAATCGTTGTTATCTTTGCCCCGGATATATTTCTACGATTTTTTAATTCTACAGTCACATGCAAAAAGACACGGTTATTTTTGATCTGATCCAGGAAGAGCTGAAACGACAACTCGAGGGTCTTGAGCTTATCGCTTCTGAAAACTATGTAAGCAGTCAGGTCATGCAGGCCATGGGTTCGTGTTTAACCAACAAATACGCCGAGGGACTTCCTCATAAGCGTTACTACGGTGGATGTGAGGTTGTGGATCAGGTTGAAGACATTGCGATTGACCGTCTAAAAGAACTGTTCGGTGCAGAGTGGGCGAACGTGCAGCCCCACTCCGGCGCACAAGCCAATGCTGCCGTGATGCTGGCTACATTAAAACCCGGAGACCATATTCTTGGATTTGATCTGTCCCATGGCGGACACCTGACCCATGGCTCTCCGGTGAATTTCTCTGGTAAATTATACAAGCCTTTCTTTTATGGCGTGGAAAAGGAGACCGGTCAGATCAATTATGACAAGGTAGAAGAAACAGCAAAAAAAGAACAACCCAAACTCATCATCTGTGGCGCCTCGGCCTATTGCCGTGACTGGGACTATGCCCGGCTGAGAAAGATCGCTGACGAAGTAGGTGCGTTGCTGCTTGCGGATATTTCTCATCCTGCCGGTTTGATTGCAGCCGGACTGCTCAATGATCCGATGCCACATTGCCACATTGTAACATCCACCACACACAAAACCCTTCGCGGACCAAGAGGTGGTGTGATCATGATGGGAAATGATTTCGACAATCCTTACGGTCTTACCACTCCCAAAGGCGCCATTAGAAAAATGTCTAGCTTGCTGGATTCAGCTGTATTCCCGGGTACACAAGGTGGACCACTGGAGCATGTGATTGCTGCCAAAGCGGTTGCATTCGGAGAAGCACTTAAGGATGATTACAAGACCTATTGCAAACAGGTGATCACCAATGCCCAGGCAATGGCTGCAGCCTTTGTTGAAAAAGGATATGAGGTGATCTCAGGTGGTACTGATAACCATTTGATGCTGATCGACCTTCGTTCGAAAAATGTAACCGGTAAGGAAGCTGAAAATGCACTGGTGCAAGCGGAGATCACCGTGAATAAGAACATGGTTCCGTTTGATGACAAATCTCCTTTCGTTACTTCCGGCATACGGATCGGTGCATCCGCCATCACCACCCGTGGCTTTGGTGTCAAAGAAGCATTGGAAGTGGTAGAGTTGGTAGACGAAGTGGTCACACACCACACAGACGAAAAGGTGATCCGGAATGTAGCGGAAAAGGTGAAATCTCTCACCAGGAATTATCCACTGTTCGCTGCAGAAGGTAAAGTCAGCGCTGTTTAGTTCAGCGAGGCAGGTTCCACCCCTCCTCAAGTCGTGACGCAATCATACGGTCGATCGGAAAGGTAAAATCCGTTTCGGAAAGTTTGCTGCGGCTTACCCAGCGAAATACCTGATGGTCGGCAGACAGGCTGCTGAAATCCGGAACTTCCGCCACCGCAGGAATACTATGTGCATCGGACATTTCAACCCAATAATAAATGCTGATCACCTGATCATCCGGTCTGAATGCAGATACCTGAAAGAAGTCTGTGGTGTAGTAGTGCTCGACCACTGTTATTTCCCGGGACATTTCTTCCATAAACTCCCGGATCAACGCCTCCCTGGTGCCTTCACCGAACTGTAGTCCTCCACCGGGAAATTTTGTCATTCCCAGTTTTGAACGGTACTCATCAGTCACCAGGATTTCATCTCTGTCATTGCGCAACAGGCCGTAAACACGGATATTGAAGGTTCCGCTGGCCGACATCAGGAAAACCCTTTTTGCTTCTTGACGGTCTCGTAGGCCTCATTCACTTTCTGAAATTTCTCATTGGCTGCCTTACGGAAGTCTTCACCAAGGTGCGCCACCTTATCAGGGTGATATTTCACAGCCATGCGGCGATAAGCCTTCTTGACTTCTTCCGGCGTAGCGTTTTCATCCACCTCCAATATCTTGTATGCAGCGCTGCTGTCCTTCACAAACATCGCCTTGATCGATTCAAAATCCTTTTGGCTAATTCCCAGCCAACCGGCTATTGAATGAATGGTATTAACCTCAGAAGAATCGATATGTCCGTCGGCGCCTGACACACCAAAAAGAAAGTGAAGCAACTGGAGCCTGCTGGGGTGGGTCATGTTGTCACGAATCTGATCACATACCTCCTTCACATGAATATCCTGTTTCAGTATCTCCCGAAACAACAACATCCTTTCATTGGCATGTTCGCTGCCAAACTGGTGTGAAAAGAAATCCCTTACATAGTTCAGTTCCGACTTGAGGATTTTTCCATCTGCCTTCATCACGGCACCGGCAAGTACAAGCAACGCGGCACCAAAATCTCCTGCCTGGGTGCGCCCATGGTAGGGTTTGTTTTCGGTGCCGGCCATATCCTGCAAACTACCGATCGCAAAACCGATGATTCCGCCAATGGGTCCCATAAATGCCCATCCCAGGCCTCCCCAAAGCCATTTAGCGTAATTGGTCATAATAAAAAGTGGATGAGGTAATGGTCATATGAACTCAGAAACCACAGGCTTCACAATAGTCGTTCTTAATGACCGGGTTATCAAACATCTGAAAGGAATGCCGATTTTCTTTAAACAAATTACAATATGTTTCCTTGTCGTATTCCTTCAATTTAAGCATTGCAGCCCTAAGCTTTTGCGTACTGATCCGATCCTTCACATAGGTGCATAAGGATATATAGGTTTCCAGCAAACTCTGATCCACGCCTTCCCGGTCCACGAATGGATCCAGAAGATCCAGGGCATATTTGTAGTTCTGGCGCTGATCCACAAAGATCAATGCCAGTTTCATAGCGTTCTGCCAGGTAGACTCCTGCAGATTGAATACTTCCTTGATCTTATCAATGCTTGCCTGGACCATGGATTCCCCGTCCGGTATGGTGTCAAATGCTTCGATCACTTTGAAACGAAATTCCAGGTTGAGGGCGTCCACATCTTGTTTATCGATGTCGGACTTATAGAAATTGTCTATCTCCGTTTGCATCTTATTCACCTCAACTTCACCTGAAATGGACGAGTTCTTCACAACGCATACCAATTGGTTGAAGGTGATGTTCATGTCAGACGGAGAAAGAGTGGCCAGACTGTCTATCGTGCTGCATTCATTCGCATCCAGCGTATCTTTCACGGCCAGATTCTGGAACCATATCTGATTCATGATCAGGTGAGCAAATTCTTTCTTTCTGGGTATGGATGGTGAAGTAATCGCTTCTTCGGTGTATCTGCCATACATCACTTTTTCTATGATATAATTTTGAAGGACAGTCGCCAGTTTTGCATCCCCTGCCTTCACCGCTTTGTTAAACTTACTTACAAGATATGGTTGCTCCTTCTTCCCTTTGATATCATACTCTACCGTCATGATGATCTGAGCATAACGCTGTTCCTGAAGAATAGGCTCCATATTGCGTAACAACGTCTTATTGGCATTAAGTTCATTCCGCACTTCCTCCTTCGTCTTCTTTGCCAGGTATTCATAGGGGGTTCCCTTCACCTGCTTCTTGAACTCTTTAAAAGAGTCACTGGTAATAATGGTCCTTTTAACTTCCCCCTTTTGAAGTTTTTCCAAAGCACCTACAATGCTTTCAGCTCTCCTGTTCTGTAGTTTATCATTCTTCAAAGAATCGCCTTCAATAGATGAATAGGCATATATCTCAATCTCCTTCACGATAAAATCGGGTTCATTGAGTGATTCCAAGAACGTCTTGATATCCTCAGGTTTGTAGTCCGACTTGTTCTTCTCAAAAGGAATTTTAAAGTTAAGGACGGTCTTATCTGCCGCCAGCTGATATTTGCCGTCTGTGGCAACAAAAACGGTATCCGGAATAAGGTGAAGCGGCGTCAGAGACTGGATTCCAAGGTCCTTCATATACTTCCGATTGATACTGGCACAGTAAGTTTTCTCCTGGATAACCACGAGGTTCAGCTCGAAATCAGGGTGATCAAAATCTTTGGGCAGATCGGCCAGGTGCACCCTGATCTTATTGGCTTTGCGTTCCTTGATCTCATTGTTCTTAAATAGTTTCTTCGAGTATACCCGCTTAAGCAGTACACCTTTATTGATCAGGTTGTTGTCATAAATATTATACTCCTTTCCACAGGGGTATTGATCTTTCATAATGATCTCCACCGCCAATCCATCCTTTGGCTTACGAATAAGCCTCTTCAACGCCTTGAAATTGTCATATTCAAAATAGATGCTGCTGCCCTCTACTTTAAGTCCTTTCTGTAACTCCTGCAGATCATTGAATTTTTCACACTTCCGGCACTGCTTATCATCATAAGGTTTCAACCCATACTTCTTTTTCGAATACGGATATTTCAATTCTGTGACCTTTGCCGCACCTTCATTCAACATATCATAGCCTCCGAATACGACGGAAACATAAACCCTTTTTCCTTCCTCATCCAGTGAAGCACCCTGCCCGGAAAAGACCAGATTCCGTTTCAGGAGCGTTTCCGAATCCCGCTTGTTACCTATCCATTTTTGGACAATTTCATCCGCAACCTTATCGTAGTTGTACGGGTCACGCCCTTTGGAAATGTTTGATTTGGCAACAAGCTCCAGAGCCTTATCGGAGCCACCGTAAAACTTGACCCTTCCTCCGGTATCTTTTTTCTTTCCTCCGCCCACGTCGGTAGCAGCTGTTTGCATTTTGGCCATGAACTTTGCATGATCCGCCGCAGCCTTTTGCGCTACCTTACCTGAAATAAGAGTATCAAGTTTGTTTTCTATCCGAAAAGCATTGATCTTTTTAATGATCAACGATTTCATGGTATTGGCCGAGAAATTGTCTTCGTAGATATTGCTGAATGGCGGTTGGATCGGGTCATCGTCATCCTGCGCAAATACCACCGCAGTGCCAGATAAAAGCACACCTGTGATCAAATACACCAAACGAAATTGTAAGATACTCATCCTAAACCCATTATCCATGCAAAATAGCATACAAAGTAATGCAGGAAATTGACAAATAAAAATTTTATAAACAAAACATTGTTTACCTCTGTGATTTTCGAACGGGAAAAGTTTACTTTTCAAGTATCTTAAACTCTGTCCGGCGGTTCATCTGTCTGCCTTCTTCAGAATCATTACCTGCGATCGGCTGATCCTTACCATATCCTTTAAACACAAGGCGTTGACTGGAAATTCCTTTGGAGATCAGGTATTGAACCACGGACTGCGCCCGCTCTTCCGACAACGTTTGATTATGGGTCGCAGATCCGGTGTTATCGGTATGGCCGGATATTTCAATTTTAAGGTCGGGAACATCATTCAATAATTTCATCAACCGATCGATCTCCGCGAACGATTCATGACGAAGGACTGCCTTGTCCGTATCAAAGAAAATATTCTTCAGCACGATCTTACTACCCACCGCTACGTTTTTCAGGGCGATGTCTTTCACCACCTCCTGATAAGCGGCCAGGGCGGTCACATCGAAGTTTTCGGAATGAAAAAGATAGCCTTCCTTCTTTACAGCAATCCCGTAGTTCTTTCCGGAAGGCAGTGTAACGAGGTATTTTCCGGTTTTACTATTTGATAGAAAACCGGCAATCA from Flavobacteriales bacterium harbors:
- a CDS encoding serine hydroxymethyltransferase, with translation MQKDTVIFDLIQEELKRQLEGLELIASENYVSSQVMQAMGSCLTNKYAEGLPHKRYYGGCEVVDQVEDIAIDRLKELFGAEWANVQPHSGAQANAAVMLATLKPGDHILGFDLSHGGHLTHGSPVNFSGKLYKPFFYGVEKETGQINYDKVEETAKKEQPKLIICGASAYCRDWDYARLRKIADEVGALLLADISHPAGLIAAGLLNDPMPHCHIVTSTTHKTLRGPRGGVIMMGNDFDNPYGLTTPKGAIRKMSSLLDSAVFPGTQGGPLEHVIAAKAVAFGEALKDDYKTYCKQVITNAQAMAAAFVEKGYEVISGGTDNHLMLIDLRSKNVTGKEAENALVQAEITVNKNMVPFDDKSPFVTSGIRIGASAITTRGFGVKEALEVVELVDEVVTHHTDEKVIRNVAEKVKSLTRNYPLFAAEGKVSAV
- a CDS encoding NUDIX domain-containing protein; its protein translation is MSASGTFNIRVYGLLRNDRDEILVTDEYRSKLGMTKFPGGGLQFGEGTREALIREFMEEMSREITVVEHYYTTDFFQVSAFRPDDQVISIYYWVEMSDAHSIPAVAEVPDFSSLSADHQVFRWVSRSKLSETDFTFPIDRMIASRLEEGWNLPR
- a CDS encoding TerB family tellurite resistance protein — encoded protein: MTNYAKWLWGGLGWAFMGPIGGIIGFAIGSLQDMAGTENKPYHGRTQAGDFGAALLVLAGAVMKADGKILKSELNYVRDFFSHQFGSEHANERMLLFREILKQDIHVKEVCDQIRDNMTHPSRLQLLHFLFGVSGADGHIDSSEVNTIHSIAGWLGISQKDFESIKAMFVKDSSAAYKILEVDENATPEEVKKAYRRMAVKYHPDKVAHLGEDFRKAANEKFQKVNEAYETVKKQKGFS